TACGTGATAAGTTTGTCATCATTTTTCATAATGGAGGTATTTTGCATTGAGTCCATCCTCGGTATATACATCCATGAACTATATCATATTAAAACTAAACCATTTCAGGGGAAATACTTAGTACAATTACCAATCATAGGCATATAGATAACAACACCATTAAGGGAAccttatttaatttttatgtacatgtacattaaaaaaCAAACTAACTATCATATCTGTTGTTATACagaaccttcagttttgctatgatatagTCTAGTGGCGGACAAAACGACAGTGATAACAACTCCTGGAGTACCTAAGATGCGTTTAGGCATCTATGTACAGAATCTTATCAATACCACAAATAATGAAGTAGACCTAATGAGTATAGTTTTATTGACGTTTTCACTAACCGTCGATCACGTTTCACTCATGATCAGCGACAATGCTTATGTTGGTTTTCtgtgaaatgaatttatttgacagttattcatttgtacataattattatgAATGTTACTGATTCTTCTTTGCAGATCCTCATAGCGGTCATTATCTCCTGGTTGATCAGCTTGATTATAACAGAGGCAGGTGGTTTTACGGACGATCCGACAGACAAAGCTTACCAGGCAAGGACTGACGCAAGACTGGAGTCTATCACGAGCGCTAAATGGTTCTTCATGCCCTATCCTGGTCAGTGTAAGTGTGGCAAAACAACAGAAtacttgtatttatttattatgtacaatttGAAGAACTTTCTGCTTACAGTAATGTAATATTTGGACATAACGAGACTATTAAATACTTcgttatttatcaaaatatttaacgCGCCTTGATTATCACTTTTAATAGCTGGTCTTGCTTCGTGCGTCAGTTGAAATTATTCTAGATTCGAAGGTTGATAAAACTTAATATGATATCAAGATAAGACAAGTAAATGTTGATTGTCCACATAAACGTAAAGAATGTATGATTTACAGGATTGTACGGGACTCCCTCCTTCAGTTCAACTGTCTTTGTCGGGTTTCTTATTGCGACTTTCATTTCTATCCTCGACTCGATTGGAGATTACTATGCATGTGCAGCTACTTGCCGCGTTCCACCTCCTCCATCATTTGCCGTAAACAGGGGTATAGCTGTAGAAGGGTTCTGTACAATATTATCAGGGTTACTGGGCTGTCCCCAAGCAACCACTACATACGGAGCTAATATAGGAGCTATCGGAATCACAAGGGTATGTTTACACAAATACAGGATTCTGCTAAAAGAttttgtgtatgaagttttatCTGACCCATTGAAAATGAagcaaacaaaatgaaaacacatCTCCTAATCCCTTGCTGTATGCTTGCAAACATTTTCGGACAAATATATTCGCACAAACTTCTATAATAAATGTGCGCATCCCATACAAAATGAATGCAGTCGTGAACGATGTGACTTTTAAAGTGAAATCAAGTCTTAAGGATgcattcttctgaggtttcagtcccgttgaagtctcgtttcgacaaagatcaaaaaaattatgagattttcaaatacaatttatcaatatctgtagcaagttgccagttgcaaattttgtcaaaaaattacagttctCACTtcagcagatttttttttatacggagattttaagaaatggcccatttggcggccattttgaaattttgtcttttttcgcttcaagtagagccacagttttaccattttcatCACTGCACcggcatttttagctgtattgagctaatttttgctgtaaatctttacttggttcgtgataattaaaatattgagcattaatgtatgaaatgattcacttttttcactttatttttacatttaatggtaatttgagcacttttaatttttactctaaaatactgaaaaataacaaatattcaagtggggcaaaaaagtaagcacacggaccccccatttttctgcctgattctgaaagaacaaccctttttctattgatatgcaaaatattaacaaaagtttaataccagaactttttctataaagggttagatttggcaaaaatggctgaaaatggtgcattttgtagctcaaaattaaggggtaggggtagcatatcttgttattctgagaaaaaatattagtctttttgatcaaaactggtacattttaaaagaagactactagaaaataaattctacaaacataaatacatatcaaacacctcattaggaaattatggctttaatatcttgtgtatatggtcaaaacggcaaaattcccataaaatccaatattttgtcaactaggtatctttgagtgacagtagctcaaaaacgagcacacggacatatgtttttctttcatttacTTTCATGGTATGAAATCCTccttccaaaaatctatatgagaaaaaaagttaaatacaagaaaattttgacttctcagaggagtacatccttaagtgaATTAAGTGATCAATTCAAACATTGTCATCAACAACAACGAGAAAAATTTCGCAAGTTCAGAGTCGATTTACAATATCCTTAGACTTTATGTTGAGAAGCCATTTGTTAAATTAAAGGAATTCAGAAAGTTTTGAATAGAATAGTGgactggtgttttttttttattatattgataCGAATCAAACTACAATCGGTCGTACtaataatagtttttttttccatttcgtTTTCCATTAAAAGAACTCGATAAGAAAATAAGttttacagacattatatctaatatatagATAGGGTTGTTTTTCATCTGTTGACTTATTTTCCAGGTGTCCAGTCGCAGTGCTTttattattactggtataatcTACGTTGTATTTGGGATAATAGGGAAGATTTCCGCTGTATTTGTTACCATACCCTATCCGGTATTAGGAGGGGCGCTCATCATCATGATGGGTATGTTTAACGGTGTTGTATTATCCAATCTGGTAGCCGTCGATCTCACCTCTTCCCGGAATCTCGCCATCATGGGTGTCTCCATTTTAATGGGCCTGCTCGTTCCGCTCTGGGTGAAAACATACCCAAATGACATCAGTACAGGTAATGATAAAAAACCTTCAGCgaaaatttttattattttcatttcaatttgacttacaaaaaattgttactttcattataacattatataatacaCGTTATAAGACAGAATATCAGATGATTCTAAAACCACAATTCATTGATATCCACAGGGAACACAGAGGTAGACTTTATCTTGAAGGGACTGCTAGGAAATCCAAATTTTTCGGGAGCAATATTGGCGTGTTTTCTCGACAATACAGTACCAGGTAAGGTAGAGTAGCTTACAACTTGTCAAGGTGTGAGTAATTAATATCCCTTATAGAGGGTTTATATAAGATGATGGACCACAAGGTCTATTCTCAAGGTTCATATCAAATTTTTAATAAGAAAGtaaatttatatgtaaaagTAGCTACTGTGAATACAAATTGAAAAGAACTTTCATGGAACGAGATCTATCCATGAAACACATTGTAATACCTAGCACCCAAGTGATACTAATTATTagcattaaagatgctccaccgccgacagagcaagaACGATactcgtcatttgaacaataattggtttttaatcgtgtatatctatatatatgtctaattaatatatatatattcttttggTGTATGTGAAGTCATAAAGTCATTTAAAAGACAGGATGAggaacgcaattaattattgtttgaattatttatttattatctttaattgttttatcttgaagtaaaagaAGAagaacttttcaatggtggtggtaatggtgtaaagtaaataacttttgtaacggaAAAAAGCACttaatcgtctgttcctgtgtttagagagaaaaaatacgatttatcagcagtggagcatctttaaaattcgAAATTTCCTTCTAACTGTTATGCATTGATCCCGCGATAATCTGAACATCGATAGTctggaaaactcacaatccagACAGAAATATAAGAGAGCAGATTTGCTTATACTGACAATATGAATGAAAACAAGGACGAATCACTTATTTCCTTGATGGAAAGCAGAACTCCGGAAAATTCGCTATCCGGATTCTTTGGATCGGGACAGAAGTGTGCGGAATATCGAGGATAGTATCAATAATCAGAATTCAAGATGACATTTACACATGTGTATaaaaatactttatatatatttttaacgaGTAGATAAAATGTATCACAATAAATATTCTGGCACTGTACAGGCACACTGGAGGAGCGAGGAATCGCCGCATGGCAGAATCAGGGTCAGGAAAACGAAGACTCCGGAGGGACTATTGATTACGTAGAGGGGTTAGAACTATACGAAACCTGGTTACCTAGGCCTATTAAGGAATGGAAGGGCCTTGAGTATATACCATTCATGCCGACACCAACTAAACGGAAACGTAGCTTATCCGGTCAATGGGCCAGAAGGAAATCTCTCATCGCCGGAGTTTCAGATGTCATGGTTTAAACATGCACATAATTTTGGGTAGGATATCGATAGAAAATATTCaacaaatttttgttttaattttgacaCAAAAAATCACAAGCAGCTTCTTGAGAAAGAATCTCCGGTctcaaatatttttgtaaatattcaaattacattttactttttgaaaaaaattagtTCTAACAATCAATTTTCATAACAGTTTAAATCTTGGTTTAAAAGATGCttcttaaaaatatattttagtttgTACATATTATGTTACCCTGTTCAGCAttattttatgatgttttcATTAATAGTACATTTTTATGAATTGTATATCCAGATTATTTGTTGAACTAACATTATATGCCAATTTCAATGTAGTCTTAAGAAGTTAATTTTTCTAGTGGAATATGTGTATGTCTATAAGTTGTACTCGTTCTGAAAATTagcatacaaaatacaaaaaaaagtaaccatagaaacatctAAATACTTGACAAATAAAGTAATTGGCATACAATGTGCCTAGTCGATTGGCAAAGTTCAGGGTTTTCCTTGCGGGTTAGTAGTTAAGAGCGCcatttaaaagattattttcCTCATAGAAATATTCTTTGCCTATCATTTTCCTTCCAAAATGAGGTAATAGGCCTATTACAAATAAGCTAGAAGAACTCCTGAAATGACCGTCTATGGTAGGTGTAACGAGAATATGTTTGAGGAAAAAATTTTGGGGCCCTGTTTTCAGTCTGTAATCTTAATAAACAGAAGCAGCTTGTCAATGTGATGTGTTCACAAAAAGTTTTTACTTAGGTATGAAACAGGTTAATAATAATCCCATAATGAAATTGTCGTCATCGGTGCTCGTCCTGCTATAGAGATCAGTAATTGCCAAACTTATAACATTGTACAGGTATGGTCAATTTTACCAGTACGTCGGCATATCGAGTAcctaaatatacatgtacatataaatacattgtaacttTAAAACTGTACATCTACTGTCAACGAACTTTCTTTTCGTTGctacttaatttcgcgattttcgtTTCAAGACAGGTTTGCGGAGATTCAATTTCGCTGAATAAGAATTGAAAAtataagatacatatatacaataatgtacaagtaacaatttatttatgaagATGAATCTTTGCTAATTTTCTTTCATCGCAAAACAATCGCTAgagaaagaaagttggtttacagaatGCAAGATACTGTGTGTAATTGTTTACTGTATATAAGAATGTTGACATAAACAATTATTTACTCAATAatgtttaagatttttttatattcataactatcatattaaatgtttttcatcatGTTCGTTGAGGTATGGCAAAGATGGTCCGATTGTTTGCTTTTCAAGGATTGAAAAAGGTGGAGTAATACTGCAAACATTAACTAAAACGAAAGTTGACAATTTGTTAAATTAGTTAGGATTTAGAGCTTGTAGAGTGTCCTGATAGAACGTGCCATGTTCCTTGTCTCCTCTGTATATGGacaatgtaacaaataaacattatattaacaaCCATGTGACGGAAAAAGtattctgtacatgtatttgcatacatatgtattacatagttatatccccttgcgggtaggtattaattgtaaCTTCGtgtgtttgggagcgtaacgtcatacttttcggagaaaacgacgtgaattgcgcccaCTAAATAATGAAtcagtaatatgcaaagacggacaAGACAACTGATAATTAACACGGGGTGGAAAAGCAGACATCTGAAGTTCTGTATCATCGTAACATCAGACATCATCGAATGATTTCGTTATACCTAATTTTTCTTTCGTTTGAGATGGTATTTTGATGGGATTTTACCACAGACTCTAACAAAGGTTCATAATTTGACCTAGTTTGATTTGTGACGTCCTCAGGAATATCTGAATTACATGGTCAGGAAGGCCATTGTCAATACTCATTTAAATTTTGATGAAAAGTacataaaaataagaaataaaactttataaaataGAATTTATTCTGAACTTTTCAAAGGTTGAGATtgttaattcatacaaaacaacatttcCAACACAGTCCCATGTGGAAAAAAAGAGACTTAATTGACACATTACAATGACCCATAATTAGCAATATTACAACTTCATAAACTGATGTATTCCGAGTTTTTTTAAACGTGTCAATCCGTTTCGTTCCGtgcatttatataaataagtcAAAAGCACTAAATATAATACTCGTATTGAATTATTTCTCTCTTTTCTTGTGAACCACACATTTAGTGAGATCCCCAAGCGCACTATCATTACCATATAGAATATAATCAGCAAATATACCTTTTACCAACATACACTGATAGACATGTTAACGCTACTAAAATTTATCCACTTGGCTATTAATGCTGATGCATAATTACAAACAAGGCACTCCTCTTTCAAgcaatgaaaattaatttatagaTTTTTCTCGTAATACTGTGAACAAATAGCAGTTAAGTGCTAGGCACGTCgattaaaattgttttacaataatgatCATGTGTTTAAAAACTGTCATTCAAAACACCCATTTATTCTGCGCATCAAATAATGTGCTGTATATAAACTtatctttgaaataaattttacggtaaaatatttttatcaacttCGCACAATGATGAATAATTAAGCTGTTCAGAATTATAGTATAAGCAAACAGAAAATACTTATTGGCTAGTGAAAAGCGGCACAGGGTAAAAGCTACAGATCTGACTGATAAACGTTAAACACTCAAACACTCAAACATGCGTTGATTGTATAGGCAGTGAGCCACATACATCATTTACAGTAATCACAGGTTTGATTTATCAACAAGTTGTAGAAACGGGAAAAAACTGTATTATAACTTCACAAACAATTATGAGAACAGAAAAGCTGATTCTGTTACTATACATTATCTCGTTGCAACGATACAGGctttattttactgtaaaatgcAACGAATCCTTTTACGTTATTATGTGTCATTATGCGCATGattattcaaattattaaaACACAATCTAATTGTCAACAATATAGTACCAAGTTATACACAATTGGCATAATTTaaactacaaatgtataaaataatctGAACACCACATAGGCATACAAAGCTATTACTGTTGAAAGATTTGTTTATACAAAAACTTCTGGACGATTACGTGCATTCTTTTTAAGATATACGTATATATCTTTCAACTAATGAGGATGCGACACTTTTTAAATGTAGTAAGTTAATGTAAATACTATCCAAAGAGCAAGATAAATCTTACTTAATTACCAACTTGAAGGGATAACTCAAAATTTTTGAGGATATCATTATGTAGACCAACAAGGTTATTAAGATAATCATACAAGTTTTAATTTAACCGGGAAATCTAACAGAGGAAAGAGTATGGTTGGCAGAGCGATATTGGTGAATTATATCTGTGTAGTAAAACATATTGACTCTGCAAAAGAAAAACAGCTGTTCTGTTTTAATATGATGTGCAGATTTGAATAAGAATCGCAAAATACCCTATGTATAATAAGTAAACTTTTAATGAATTATTGATGTCTTTGAAATACAATTCTCTCAAAAAAACTGTAGTATAGACTAGGTCTCATAGTGTATGTTATAAACATCATTTATACTATATTGCACAGAGAATCCTTACCTTAGCATACTGCCTTTTCAAGTTTAATACCATTACATTCAGTTTTCTCTTTGATAGACAATGCATCTttctttgaattatttttgtcaACTTCATCTCCATATTCTTTCAATTTATCATTGTCAATGTTTTTTGAAGAATTAGCATGCCTCCTTTCTTTTCATCATTTTCctcttcattttcattttcatgttcctcctcttcttcctcctcttcttcctcctcctcctcatcgtCTTCTTCCTCCTCATCGTCATCCTCCTCCCCTTCATCTTCCTCTATAGTTGAATCTTCTTCCTCTTCCTCTTGTGCTTCCATCTCATTTGCAAGctctttcatttcatttttgctGTCGCCAATAATTATGTATTCCAAACCCTGCAATTAAGTCATAATTCAATGATTCTATACTGACACAAACATTTCATGACTATTTCACTTAAACAAAGGAACTCAAATTGATCATCACTGTCTTTTTCTAGCACATATATCTGTGATATTTTCATGATGctaatatctaaattttagCTGCAGTTCTATGGACCGCAGAAATAATTATGccattgttgatttttttggCCATCATCGATACTACTTGAGTTCAGATCACATGCGATCTCTACACCAATGTAATATTTCGTAGTAAAACAGAATGAGGTtcaggggaacaaatctgaaccaatcacaggcctgcaaaaatCTTTtctgaagactacagagagagcaaaTCTCATGATGAAatccacacagtcaaccacagtgtaccattttacagctcttttgatgtacatcaaaggaccaaattatCTGTTaagttctgttgcctccagttttacaatgaaataGTCCAAGGGTGTAGAAATCATacgtgatcggaacccctggagtatcgaggatgattttTTGCTGCACAATAACATTGCAGCTTTACAGCTATAATTTACATACACCATATGATGTTTTGGTGCAGAAGTGGTGCTATTGTGGAAATGAAGAGCATCTACACAGAGGTGGAAATGAAGAGCATCTACACAGAGGTTTGtgtttatatcaattttcaatCTAGATCCATCAAGTATGAAAATGTACTTAAGACATTTTGATATCACCAAATGTATGTAGACTATATATGCAATATATGGATTAtgcacatattttgtttaatgcCCTACTAACACCCATTGTTAGCCAGAACACTAGTtaagagaaataaaaatattgtcttTCAGGCAACAGAGAGGTAGTAGTCTACACTAATGTAGTAGCacattttttcccattttttgcatacaacacatttacaaatacatgggtCATCAACATCAACTtcacatgacatatacattacatttctatcaaaaaaataaagaaacacacataagaaacataacatgGCATGCTGAGTAACggtacatgtacgtgtggggaaaaaaccagtttgatatattttggttaagatgaatatgcaaattactatatttgataaattagttTTGTCGGCTTTTAGAATCTTATAGGGGGAAAAATGTACttgtatgtgtattttgattgatttgtgAACAgctaatagtaataataatattggTAAGGGTTGGTAACCCAGATTCAGACAGGGAAAGTATATATGTAACCATTGTATTGTAGTGTCTTGTGTTATTTTGAAGATATTTGTGATTTTAATTAGACAGTCGGATTCCTCTGGTCTGTACCAGTTCTAAATTGGCTGTTTTAATTAGTTGCCGCAGCACAGCTGAGGCAGTCCACAGGATGGTTAAGACAGCGGTCCGAGCTCGACCGTGAGGCCTCGCGCAGCCGGTGCCCATCCCAACCATGCTTCGTACACCAGCCTGACCGGCCCAGCCCTTAGCAACAATCCTTTTCCTGAAGTTACGGATCTAATTTGCCGACTCCCCTTACCTAAATTGTTCTTTCGACTAGAGGTTGTGCACCTTGGAGACCTGCTGTGGATATGGGTACAgaccggtgtaacgttgaaaatggacctccgttgaaaattgacatcAAGTCATTTTTCAACGCTGAAAACGGACCCTGAATGCCGtttaaaattgaacatgccgttgaaaattgacagcgtcaagggtcaattctcaacggcaggtctgttgaaaatgaccgttgaaaaatgaccttggcaaattCTCAATGtatggtctgttgaaaaatgaccttagtACATACACATGCAATATATAGCTGTTGCATAAACattctcgaattctgttatcgccattcctaataAAAGGGCCCCTTCTGTGCTGGTATTTAAATAACGTTGCTAATCACCTcgatttgaattaaaattttgcATTGTTATCATCGTtacaaatacctcatttaatTTATTGTGTTATGACtcagaataacagaaatgagaaaccagcagctaaattcaaaacacaatttaattatatatacaatattgtacagagatggtttacaatatctaaagtaattaatggtggtacaagagtaatacgatgatttaaagtgttacttatctgtatgcgaatgtcctggtataatcctcagtgtatgaacggaagtgtatagtatttttttaaatttcgtagTTGCGAGTCTGTATAGCGGTACTCGGTCACTTGCTAAGACAAATGAAACAACGGATAGTGGATATTTTTgccaattttatttattctattcGATTTTGCTGTAATCTAAAGTTATAAACGGCGTCATGGATAGCAATTTGAACTACCAGTGACTAATGAAGTTTTGAGTGTTGACCAGCATTAACATTTCAGACACTTTTCGTGAGTTGatctgctgttcatcaccgAAGAATTGAGACATCCGCCTAATGTTTTGCCCTATTTTAAGGTATTCTGTCTGGCTTTCATCATTTCTAGCACCATcacatgtttataaatgaatccaacaatataaaacacataaatacatattaatggACACAATATCTTTGACTTTATCGTATTTTGAAGTTGTAGGATTAAaattgtatagtcacttgcattgttttgaaactgCAATGTATAGTTGCTTGCGAGGACacttgtatagtcgcttgttataAAAAGGAAATATATTCCGAGGACgtctataatgttaaacatatttgtagTTACGAATAATACAGATATTTGGTGTTTTACTGACCCGTATACCATGCCTGTTTTCATGTGTCCCGCTTTGATACTCACAAGTGACGATACAAAAAGCAACTAATGATTatactatacacttccgttcatacactatgatccttgatccttccaggtttcaaattaacaataatcacaaatccaggaggaaaatgaatgtccacagatgatttgtaaagttccaggcaatatgaataaatccacacaaagtgttgtaataatccacagataaagtcacaatagctctcccaatagaatctaatatggcactgtacaattcttgatatgtctcattacaggtctcattacagttctgattagctttggacagttggagtatatatagctaagccctaattcaagaatattggagaaccttctacttctagaaatatctaactaaaaacagtaaacaaataaacacacagagctttctggaaatagatcattctagatccctacttataatcaacatgtttacaaacatatttgtttatatacatgatactattctagaaagttctataacctaaattaataaatgaactttactttataggatgtattgatagtatagctataggagttatatataattatctcccttatttaataactacatgtatttagtgtcatacataacaattgTCAGTGTTTTGTCTTGTTTGGctgtgtgttgtttttgtgtgatgtgttgttgtgtgttgttttgtggtgttgtgtgatgttgtgttgtgtggtgttgtagTGTTGTGTGGCTGTGTGTTATTATGTTGTGTGTCGTTGTGTGCttttggtgtgttgttgtgttgtgtgttgttggtgtgttgttgtattgtgcAATGTTGTGTGGTTGTATGGTGTTATGTTGTCGTGTTTTgcgttgttgtgttttgtgtggttgtgttgtgtgttgttgtatggtgttgtgttgttgtgtgatgttttgttgtgctGTGTGATGTTTTCTTGTGCTGTGCGATGTTGAGTTGTGCTGTTGTGTGAGGTTGTGTGTTATGCTGTTGTGTGTTATGCTGTTGTGTGGAGTTGCTCTGTGATGTTGTATGTTGATGTGTTGTGGTGTCGTATCGTGTTGTTGTGTCATTATGTATTgcgtgtgttgtgttgtgttgttttgtgttgtgggtgctgttgtgtgttgtggtgttgttgtatattttgttttgtgtgatgttgtataatgttttgtgtgtgatgttgtatgttgttatgtgttatgttgttgtgtttttgtatgatgttgtgttgtgttaatgtgttgtgttgtcatatggtgttgttgtgtcattatgtattgcgttgttgttgtgttgttgtgttgttgcatgttgttgtgttgttgtataatgttttgttgtgcatgtgatgttgtatgttgttgtgtgttatgttgtgttgtgatgttgtatgatgtttgtgttgtgttgatgtgttgtgttgttatatggtgttgttgtgtcattgtgtattgcgttgttgttgtgttgttgtatttttgtatgtttttgtgttgttgtacaatgttttgttgtctatgtgatgttgtgtgttgttgtgtgttatgttgtatgattttgtgttgtgtgttgatgtGTTGTGTTGCCGTATGgtgttgttgtatgttgtgttgtgttgtgtgttgatgtgttttgttgtgGTATGAgattgttgtgtgttgtggtgttgttgtgtgttgtgttgtgtggtgttgtgtggtgtggtgttgtgtggtgttgtgtggtatggtgtgttgtgtggtgtggtgcGGGTTTTTTTCTAGATACTCTGGCTTTCCACTACCTCCTGAACCTGGCACGTcctgaaatgaccctgactgttaataggacataaagcAAAAATAGACCAAACTAAACCATTTGTCCGACAACGTTTTgctaatttttattttaatttttttttacttattttcttaataatattgtaaaaaaaaatctataaaaatgcataaaaaatattttcttggcttttgataaaaataaagacCCGGAATTTTGCCATTCATTTTTTCCAAAGCAAGATAGATAGATAGTCGACTGAGCCAGTCATCGGGAAAGTTGTGttacataataaaaaacaagttcttatggggtcaccTTTCAACAGGGTCCATTTTAAACGGATCGGTGTGAAAAGTGCCCTTaatgttcagttttcaacggtttttggggtcatttttcaacgttgaaaaatgaccaaaggtcagttttcaacgggggtccattttcaacgtgaCACCGGCACGAAAGCCACAATGCCTCCCTCGGATTTCCAAGGGCCAACAGAAGTGCACCGGACACTGAAAGAGCCACAGTGCTTTACGTAGTAGCACActtacacacacatgtacatgtatgtcagcTAGACCACCTAACCATGTACTCAGCTACCACTAATTCCTATAACAAAATATCTGGTTTTTacacaattaataatatttaaaggGTCCCTGCGTAGTTAATGCTATCTTAAATAGTTAATAGAGTTACTAAAACTTAT
This genomic window from Argopecten irradians isolate NY chromosome 11, Ai_NY, whole genome shotgun sequence contains:
- the LOC138334888 gene encoding solute carrier family 23 member 1-like, producing MELNGQGFVEKEEVDTQEGGRANKGFNSDSEIIKELSHQGKADINSQLDGGRRRVSYASENNRKTSQEINLPTKRVNIEYETDSPEKPFLYSVSETPPVHMLLLIGFQHALLSLSGSLAVVLIAADVICAKDNAEFVSQMLSSTLLVNGVSTILMVTIGARLPLYQGAYGGYIIPLLTLMQIDPTRCTVTSPSATPHNSTLGFDSSSQASFNEEQSKKDLILTYFNEIQGCLMIVGAIHFLVGATGLVGVLLRFVGPITIVPSILLLGIYVAEPVMAFVVPHWGMSLLTCAIGFILAFYLSKWKMPIPMWTPTKGFHVIRYPFHQIYAILIAVIISWLISLIITEAGGFTDDPTDKAYQARTDARLESITSAKWFFMPYPGLYGTPSFSSTVFVGFLIATFISILDSIGDYYACAATCRVPPPPSFAVNRGIAVEGFCTILSGLLGCPQATTTYGANIGAIGITRVSSRSAFIITGIIYVVFGIIGKISAVFVTIPYPVLGGALIIMMGMFNGVVLSNLVAVDLTSSRNLAIMGVSILMGLLVPLWVKTYPNDISTGNTEVDFILKGLLGNPNFSGAILACFLDNTVPGTLEERGIAAWQNQGQENEDSGGTIDYVEGLELYETWLPRPIKEWKGLEYIPFMPTPTKRKRSLSGQWARRKSLIAGVSDVMV